The Vibrio crassostreae genomic interval GAAACCTTTTAAAAACAACAATCAACGCACTTTTTCAAGTCAAAAACGAGTCAATTAAATACAATTAAAAGAGTCAATTTAACTCGCAAGTGTATAAAAATAAAAACGGCTGACTTTTGATGAAACGACACATATAGTAAGACTAGACTTAAATGGAACAACTCAGACAAGGAATGCGATGTATATTTTTGGTTATGGTAGCTTAATCAACTCATCTTCACGCCAGCTTACCGGTCAGACTGGGCAAGCGGTCCCTGCGATTGTTCATGGCTTAATTCGCCATTGGAGCAAGATCGATGACAGTTATGTTTTATCACCTTTGATCGTCAATCTCGGCAAGGGACAGGTGAATGGTGTGTTGCTTGAGGTGGATGATATTGCACTGGCTGAGTTTGATCGCCGTGAGCGAGGTTATCATCGAATCGAATTAAAGGCCTCTCAGATAGAAAGCCAAAATGAGTTCAAACAGGATCAATCGATCTGGGTTTACATCAAAGACGAGATTGAGGCTCCTTGCGAAAACAGCCCTATCGTTCAAACCTATGTCGACACGGTATTGGCAGGATGTTTAGAGGTGTCTGAAAGCTTTGCGGCGCACTTTGTTAAACACACACAAGGTTGGCATCACCCATTAGAAAATGATCGCCACCAGCCTAAATACGGCAATCTTGCTGGGGTTTCCGATCACCACCACAGTGTAATTGATGGCTTGATACTGACTGTACGAAGCTAGCTTATGTACCTTGTTAATGAATATACATAGCGAGTTAATTTAGGTTGGTGAACACATTAGATCACCAACCTAAAGAGAGCTTAAACGACACGAATACCTGCTGGCATCGCACGTTCAGGTGTCAGTAATACACTTTCAGATTCATCTTCCGTTTCGGCACATAACAACATGCACTCAGAAGTGTGGCCTCTCATCTTCGCCTTCGCTAGATTGCACAAAACAACAACCTGCTTGCCCATTAACTCTTCTTCTGTGTAATAAGGTACTAAACTGGTCACCGTTTGTAGCGTTTTGTCACCCACATCCACTTGCACGATGTAAAGCTTGTCCGCATTTTCATGACGCACAACCTCGATGATCTTACCGACACGCATTTCTAACTTAGCAAAGTCACCATAAGAGACAGTATCCATTTCTCACTTCCTATATTGATTTATTTTCACCCATCAAATCATTTACTAAAATTAAGTAAAATGTAAATGTTTACACTAGCATTAAGCCTAATAATTACAAGCGGTAAAGATCTCATTACTGGAAGTAAAATGAGAGTTTCGTTGCCTTACTATCATTGTCGGTGTTAAATAGATGCAGCAATGTATAGAGGTTAAAAATGGCAACAATTAAAGATGTAGCAAAGGAAGCTGGTGTTTCTGTTGCAACCGTATCTCGAGTGATCAACAAGTCTCCCAAGGCGAGTGCAAGCTCGGTAGAGTCTGTAACTAAAGCGATGTCTAAACTCGGCTATCGCCCGAATGCCAATGCTCGCGCTCTGGTAAGCCAAAGCACCAACACTGTTGGTGTATTGGTCGGTGACATCTCCGATCCCTTTTTTGGCACGCTAGTTAAGGCTGTCGATAATGTCGCTCGTGAGAACGGAAAACATATCCTTGTCGGTAATGGCTCACACGATCGTGAAGAAGAGAGACAAGCGATTGAGTTACTGATTAACAGCCGTTGCGATGCTTTGGTGATCCACTCAAAAGGCCTGACAGACGAAGAACTGATTGCCTATGCAAAAGAAGTCAAAGGCTTAGTGCTGATCAACCGTTATATTGCAGAGATTGCCAACCGTTGTATTTTCTTGGACAACAAAAAAGGCGCGTATCTTGCGACTGAATATCTGATCCGCCATGGTCATCAGAATATTGCCTGTATCGCTTCATCGCATAGCATTGAAGATGCCGATGAACGTATCCAAGGTTACTTAGCGGCACTCTCTGATTACAAAATTGCGCTCTCTGACAGCTATATTGAATACTCAGCACCCACCAGTGACGGTGGCGAATACGCCATGACTAACCTTTTGACTAAATCACTGCCAATCACCGGTATTGTGGCATACAACGATTACATGGCAGCAGGTGCTTTATCTGTCCTTGATGAAAACGGTATTCAAGCGCCGGACGAAATGTCGATCATCGGCTTCGATGATGGCTTGATTGCCCGCTATGTTCATCCAAAGCTAACCACCATTCGCTACCCAATTCAGATGATGGCAGAGAAAGCGACACGACTCGCGTTGCACCTAGCCAAAGGTGAAAACACCTCAACTGAGCCAATGATGTTCTCTCCGACTTTGGTACGCCGTAATTCGGTAGAGAAAGTCTAAGCTCTAGTCTACTCACCAAGCAATAAACAAAAAAAAGCCCTAACAGAATCGCTTCTGTTAGGGCTTTCCTACCTTACTCGGATACTCAACAATCGCGCTTAATAAACCGCACTCTTGTTGAGCGCCACTTTTGCTCATCCCCCAAGAACAACGCGATAATTCACATCGTCCTATTCACAAGCAAAAGACATTGGCGTAACCGTTTTGAGCTAGAGCGTACTAGTTTGAAGAATCCCCCGAAAATTCAAACTGGTAACAGGTACTGTAGTTATATTCTTGTTCAGGCTTGAGAATACAACTGTCCTGCTTCCACTCTGGGTGGTTAGGAGAGTCAGGTAAGAACTGGGTTTCTAGCGCCAAACCAGCGTAGTCTTCATAGCTACCACCACTTCGGTTTGGTGTGCCACCAAGCCAGTTTCCGGTGTATAGCTGCATCGCAGGTTTGGTTGAAAATACTTTTAGTGTGACGAGCGCATCTGGTGAGGTTACGGTAGCGGCACATTGAGTGCGCTTGCAGCCGTCAGCCAATAAAAAAGAGTGATCGTAACCCTTTGCTGCTTTCTGCTGTTCATCACCCAACAAACGCTCTGAGATCATCATAGGCTGATTGAAGTCGAAGCTGGTCGATTTCACCGATTTAAGGTTGCCTAACGGGATACCTACCGAATTGGTCGGTAAGAATTGATTGGCGTTGATGCTGACAATGTGTGACAAGCAATCGTGTCCGGCTTCTGCGCCAAGTAGATTAAAGTAAGCATGATTCGTTAGATTAACCACGGTTGGCTTATCGGTGGTTGCAGAGTAATTAATGGAAACTCGATTGTCTTCGGTGATGTCATAACGCACCGACACATTCAAATTCCCCGGAAATCCTTGGTCGCCATCAGCAGACTCAAGAGTAAACACCACTGACGTTTCAGTTTTCTCGGTAATATTCCAACGACGTTTATCAAAACCGTTCGGACCACCATGCAAGGTATTGCCCGCTTGGTTGGTTTCCAGCTTGTAGTTCTGACCATCAATTTTAAAGCGACCATTGGCAATGCGGTTAGCATAACGGCCAACGGTTGTGCCCATATAGCTGGCTTGCTTCTCGAAATTATCCATTGAGTTAACACCCAATAGCACTTCTCTTCTATTTCCTTTTACTGGCAAGATACAGCTCAACCACGTTGCGCCAATATCCATGAATGTCACTTCCATGCCGTGTACATTCGACAGCGTGACAAGCTGAGCAGGTTGGCCATCATAGGCTGCAGTTTCTGTCATGGATTGATGCAGGTTCTGCGCTTGTGTCATTCTAAATTCCTTCTACTGCCAGTAAAAAGCCTCTACGTTTGAGGTAAAGGCTTTAGTATTTGGCCTACCATGATCTTTTTAGTTGGTAAGCTCTATATTAAGTCTCGAAGCTGTTAGATTACTTCAATTAAGCCGGCGCCGTCTTTCGCTTGGCACACATAAATAGATTCTTTTAGACCCGTCGCCGCTTGATATTTCTGCTCCACAGTTGTTTTAATTTCATCAACCAATGCAGGTGGAACCAAAGCCACAATACAACCACCGAAACCACCGCCCGTCATACGCACACCGCCTTGCTCACCGATCACTTCTTTGACCATATCAACCAGCGTATCAATCTCTTTGACTGTGATTTCAAAGTCATCACGCATTGATGCATGCGATTCAGCCATCAGTTCACCCATACGCTTCATGTCGTGAGTACGCAGAGCTTGAGCCGCTTCAACGGTACGGTCATTTTCAGTAATCACGTGACGAGCACGCTTAGCAACCATCTCGTCCAACTTAGATTCTTTCGCTTTGAACTGTTCAATGGTCACATCACGAAGTGCCGGAACACCAAAGATGCGCGCCGCTTCTTCACATTGTTCACGACGCGTGTTGTATTCACTGTCGACCAAGCCACGTTTCTTGTTTGAATTGATGATCACCACCGCCATGTCTTCTGGCATTGAAACCGCTTGAGTTTCTAGGCTACGGCAATCCAAAAGCATCGCATGGTTCGCTAGGCCTTCAGCCGAGATCATTTGATCCATAATGCCGCAGTTACAGCCCACAAATTCGTTTTCAGCTTGCTGACCATTAAGCGCCACTTCGGCTTGGCTGATCTCTAGGTTGTAAAGCACCTTGAATGTTTGACCAATCACCACTTCCAGTGCCGCAGAAGAACTTAAGCCAGCACCTTGAGGCACGTTGCCCGTTACAGAGATATCTGCACCTGTAAATTCAAAACCGCGACCTTTTAAGCACTTCACCACACCACGAATGTAATTAGCCCACATCTTGTCTTGTTGAAATGTGATCTCTTGAGTTAGGTCGAATTCATCCACAGCATTGCCGTAGTCCACCGACACTACGCGCACGATGTTGTCGTCACGTTTAGCCGCTGCGACTACCGTCTGGTAGTTAATGGCACACGGTAGAACAAAACCATCGTTGTAGTCGGTGTGTTCACCGATCAGGTTCACACGACCTGGTGCTTGGATAATATGAGTCGCTTGGTAGCCAAGGACTTGCTCAAAAGATGCTTTCACGTTTTGGATTAGGTCAGACATAAGTAAACTCTCTGGTTAAACTCTTTGTTCAATTGGTTATGGCCCCTTCACGGCACCACTTTAATTCTTTTAGATTTCCCTATCTCGTTCATCTCTCACAATAGGGAATGACAACATCGACTCCTAAGTAACGAAGCAACCAAGCTTCTCACCTGCCGTCATTCCAGAATCGAGGGACGAGATATCAGGGATCTCGCTCGTTATCTACGAAGCAACGTATTACTGCTCTTTATAGTGAACGTCACTCAAATCACGAAGACGTTGCGCTGCTTGTTCTGCGGTTAAATCACGCTGAGATTCTGCCAGCATTTCATAGCCAACCATGAACTTACGAACCGAAGCACTGCGTAACAGTGGCGGGTAGAACAAGGCATGCAACTGCCAATGATCGATATCCGTACCTTCTTCAAAGAATGGCGCATAGTGCCAGCCCATCGAGTATGGGAATGAACATTGGAATAGGTTGTCGTAGCGACTCGTTAGCTTCTTAATCGCAAGTGCCAAGTCATCACGTTGTTCGTCAGTCAGTTCACTCATGCGGCGAATGTGTGTTTTTGGCAGCAACATGGTTTCGAATGGCCACGCAGCCCAGTAAGGAACCACAGCAATCCAATGTTCGGTTTCAACGACAGTGCGTGAGCCGTCTTTCATTTCAGCTTCAACGTAATCCACTAATAGGTTTGAACCTTGTTGCTCAAAGTATTCTTTTAGAAGCTTTTCTTTACGTTCAATCTCGTTTGGCAGAAAGCTGTTCGCCCAAATTTGACCGTGTGGATGAGGCTGAGAGCAGCCCATGGTCTCGCCTTTGTTTTCAAACGCTTGAACCCATAGGTAGTCTTTACCTAGCTCTTCAATCTGTTCATTCCATGTATCAATCACACCGCGAATCTTGTTTACTGGTAACTCTGGCAGCGTTTTGCTGTGGTCCGGAGAGAAACAGATCACGCGGCTCAACCCACGTACACCTTGAGTCTTGAATAGAGGGTTATCAGACTCTGGAGCGTCAGGCGAATCAGGCATCAAGGCCGCGAAATCATTACTGAATACATAAGTGCCGTCGTAATTTGGGTTTTCATCGCCCGAGATACGCGTATTGGTTGGGCACAAGAAACACTCTTTCTCGTACTCAGGAAGTTGCTCGGTCGATGGCTTTTCATCTTGGCCACTCCAAGGACGCTTTGCGCGGTGCGGTGATACTAAGATCCACTGACCTGTTAATGGGTTATAACGACGATGCGGGTGATCTACTGGGTTAAATTCAACTTTTGACATGTTTAGATTGCTCTCAAATTTTGTGTCTTGGTCAATTCACCAAGATGAATAATTCTTCTACAAGGAGATTCCCTATCACGCTCGTTCCTCGCTGTAGGGAATGACGTTCAGAAATCGTAGTTTTAAAATTCGTCATTCCAGAATCGAGGTACGAGATATCTGGAATCTCTCTGTTCTCATCTCTTATCTCTGCCTTCCCCAAAGAAATTAGAGATGCAGCTAAGCAGCTTCAATTACACAGGCTAGTAGCCGTTCGGGTTATTCGACTGCCAATTCCATGTATCCGCTGTCATCTCCATCACGCTACGCGTCGCCTTCCAGCCAAGCTCGCGCTCTGCTTTTTCAGTACTTGCCCAACATTCGGCAATGTCACCTGCGCGGCGTGGGCAAAGTTCATAAGGAACCGGTTTGCCTGATGCTTGTGCGAAGGCTTCAACCATCTCGAGTACACTTGAGCCTTTGCCCGTACCTAGGTTGTAAATGTGTAAGCCCGCTTTCTCACCAACCACTTTTAGTGCTGCGACATGGCCGTCCGCTAAATCCATTACATGAATATAGTCACGAACGCCTGTGCCATCGACTGTTGGGTAATCGTTTCCAAAAACAGCCAGTTTTTCACGGCGACCTACAGCTACTTGAGCGATAAACGGCATTAAATTATTTGGGATACCTTGTGGGTCTTCACCCATAGTGCCCGATGGATGTGCGCCTACTGGGTTGAAGTAGCGCAGTAAAGTAACGCTCCAATCGTTCTCCGCGTTGAACAGATCGCTTAAGCACTCTTCGACCATATATTTACTACGACCATAAGGGTTGGTTGTCGCGCCAGTTGGTGAAGTTTCAGTAATCGGCACCACTTCTGGATCGCCGTAAACGGTAGCCGAAGAACTAAATACGATGCTTTTCACGCCCGCTTTCTTCATGCTTCGAGCTAACACCAATGAACCATTGACGTTGTTATCGTAATACTCCAAAGGCTTAGCGACTGATTCGCCTACCGCTTTCAGACCAGCAAAATGAATCACGGCTTGGATATCGTTTTCTGAAAACACGTTATCTAGAAAAGATTGGTCACGAATGTCGCCAAGATAAAACGTTGGTCGCTTGCCAGTTAACGATTCAATTCGTTCCAGCACTAGCTCTTTGCTGTTGCAAAGGTTATCAACAATGATTGGCTCCATACCTGCCTGTATCATTTGAATGCATGTATGACTTCCGATGTAACCCATGCCGCCCGTAACCAGTACTTTCACAATCAACCTCTCTTTGTCGTCATTCGTGGGCTAACTCGAACTGACATTCAGCTCAGTAGCACCGTATGCCAGAAATAGTAGCAGCCATTTTGACTATAATTCTGTGATCAAAACCACGAAGTGTAAACGTTTACACTAACTTTCATCATTGGTACAGAACATGGCATAGAGATAACGTATAGCCATTAACTTCTAATTCATTGAATTTTAATAAGATAATTATAGATAGTTAGATTTGAGACATCACAGATGAGTTGAGCATTTATTTTACTAAAAGTTAATGCAATGACTTCCAGTTTGATTACAATAGGTCTGTAGAATAAAGAGGTGCATTGCTTTTTTACTAAATACCAATTTCAAAGCAGCGCAATGTTCCAATAACAGGAAGTGAGTATGGCAACGTTAAAAGATATCGCGACTGAAGCGAATGTATCATTGGCTACAGTTTCAAGGGTTCTCAATGAAGATCCAACATTAAGCGTCAAGGAAGAGACCAAAAGGCGTATCTTTGAAATTGCAGAGAAGTTGGAATACAAAACCAGCAGCTCACGAAAAACTGTTAGCAGTAAAAAACAAAACCATCACTTCCTAGCACTGTATAACTACAAGCAAGAAGCTGAAGTTAACGACCCTTACTACCTATCGATTCGCCATGGAATTGAAACCCAATGCGAAAAGATGGAGGTTAAGCTAACCAACTGTTATGAAAGTAAAATACAGATAAACTCAGCGCCGATAACAGGTGTTTTGTTGGTCGGACGAATGACACCAGAGGTTATCGAGCAAGCTAAAAAACTGAGCGATAATATTTGTTATGTCGATTTTACCGATCACTCAGAACCTTATGACTCTGTCGATATCGACCTGGCTTTGATCAGCAAAGAGATCACCAACTTCTTTATCAACCAAGGTTATGAGCGCATCGGCTTTATTGGTGGCCAAGATGACGTCAACACCCCAGATATTCGTGAAGTGGCCTTCGCAGAATATGGCAGCCTCAAGAACGTTGTCAGTGAGCAAGACATCTACCGCGGTGACTTCTCTAGCTCTTCAGGTTACAAGCTTGCAAAACAGATGCTCGCGACGGGCGACTACCCTAAAGCGATGTTTATTGCGTCAGATTCCATCGCAATTGGCGTTTTACGAGCAGTTCATGAGCACGGATTAAACATTCCTGAAGATATTGCACTGATCAGTGTAAACGACATCCCAACAGCTAAATTTACCTTCCCATCTTTATCAACTGTTCGTATTCACTCTGAACTGATGGGAATTCAAGGCGTTAACCTGCTGATTGAGAAAGTACGCGACGGCCGAACTATCCCATTACGCGTCTATGTACCAAGCAAACTTAAGCTGCGTGATACAACAAAATAGTTAAATAGATCAAGTAGATAAATAAAGGCTGCCTTTGTTGAAGGTGGCCTTTTTTGTGCCTATCACATACACCAATCGACACATATCCCCCTCTTTAACCTGTTGTATAAAACAGCCAATGGCATTCTTTTAAGTGGATCACACAGCACCGTAAAAAGACCATAAAAAACGTGATGAAGTTAAAGTAAAACGTTTTCAACAATTTCATTTAGTAAAACTTTTACTAATAATTACCTCAGTCCAAAAATACTCGTATTCACTACGACCCAATTACGCATAAGAACGTCGGTCAGCAAACTGCATTTAGACCGAGAGAGAGGCAACGTGAACAACTGGGAAAACTTCCTGAACTTACATGAGAACCGTATGGCACCGCGTGCATACTTCTTCTCATACGCATCAGAAAAAAATGCAAAAACGTTTCAGCGTGAACTGAGCAGCCACTTCCAACTATTGAGTGGCCAATGGAATTTCAGCTATTTCACCAACCCGCTATTAGTTCCTGAAGAGTTTTACTCTCAAGAGATGAGCGACTGGGGCAACATCACGGTTCCAAACATGTGGCAAATGGAAGGCCACGGCGATCTTCAATACACAGATGAAGGTTTCCCATTCCCAATTGATGTGCCTTTCGTACCATCAGACAACCCAACCGGCGCATACCAACGCTCTTTCTTCCTTGGCGAAAGCTGGGACGAAAAACAAACCATCATCAAATTTGATGGCGTTGAAACTTACTTCGAAGTGTACGTAAACGGCGAATATGTAGGTTTCAGCAAAGGCAGCCGCCTAACCGCTGAGTTCGATATCTCTAGCCAGGTAACAGCAGGCAACAACCTACTTTCTATTCGTGTGATGCAGTGGGCCGATTCAACCTACATTGAAGACCAAGACATGTGGTGGACGGGCGGTATCTTCCGTGACGTTTACCTCGTAGGTAAAGAACACCTGCACATTCAAGATGTTACCGTTCGCACTGATTTTGACGACGCTTACCAAAGCGCTACCCTGTCGTGCAAAGTGGAACTAGAAAACCTAGCAGCAGCGGCAAACGCAACCCTTGAGTACGCATTGCTTGATGGCAGCCAAGTTATCTCGCAAGGCTCACTAGATAACTTAAATGTCGATGGCAATGCGAATACTCAATTCTCTATCGATGTGGTGAACCCAGTTCAATGGAATGCTGAAAACCCGTACCTTTACCAACTGCTGCTGACGTTGAAAGACGCTGACGGAAAAGTGTTAGAAGTAATCCCACAACGCGTTGGTTTCCGTGACATTAAAGTTCGTGATGGTCTGTTCTACATCAACAACAAATACGTGATGCTGCATGGTGTGAACCGCCACGACAACGACCACCTAAAAGGTCGTGCTGTTGGCATGGATCGCGTAGAAAAAGACTTAGTGTTGATGAAGCAACACAACATCAACTCAGTACGTACAGCGCACTACCCGAACGACCCACGTTTCTACGAACTGTGTGATATCTACGGTCTGTTCGTGATGGGCGAAACCGATGTTGAAACACACGGTTTTGCTAACGTTGGCGACTTAAGCCGCATCACTAACGATGCAGCATGGGAAGCTGTGTTTGTTGAGCGTATCGAGCGTCATATTCACGCTCAAAAGAACCACCCTTCTATCATCATGTGGTCACTGGGTAACGAGTCTGGTTACGGCTGCAACATCCGTTCTATGTACGATGCAGCAAAAGCAATTGATGACACGCGTTTGGTTCACTACGAAGAAGACCGTGACGCTGAAGTGGTCGACATCATTTCAACCATGTACTCACGCGCTCAATTGATGAATGCCTTCGGTGAATTCCCACACGAAAAGCCACGCATCATCTGTGAATACGCACACGCGATGGGTAACGGCCCGGGCGGTTTAACCGAGTACCAAAACGTGTTCTACAAGCACGATGCGATTCAAGGTCACTATGTTTGGGAATGGTGTGACCACGGCATTCTAGCGCGTGATGAAGCAGGCACAGAGTTCTACAAATACGGCGGTGACTACGGTGACTACCCGAACAACTACAACTTCTGCATGGACGGTTTGATCTACCCGGATCAAACGCCAGGCCCAGGCTTGAAAGAGTACAAGCAAGTGATTGCCCCTGTGAAGCTTCGCGATTTCGATGCACAAACGGGCACCTTCACAGTAGACAACAAGCTTTGGTTCTCAAATATCGATGACTACACCATCACTGCGGAAATCCGCGCTGAGGGTGAAACCATTGCCGTACAACACATCAAGGTTGAAGAACTGGCTGAGAACTCTAGCCGTGAACTAACGCTTAACTTGCCACAGCTTGATGAGCGCGAAGTGTTTGTCAACTTTACGGTGCGCAAAGATTCTCGTACTTCATACAGCGAGGCGAACCACGACATCGCGGTTTACCAGTTCCAAGTGAAAGAGAACACAGCACAACTTGAAGCCTTCACTAACAACAATGCGACGGCACTGAATGTTGAAGAGTCTCGCTTAGCTTACCTAATCAAAGGCCACAACTTTGCTCTGAATTTCTCAAAAGTGAACGGCAAGCTGACGTCATGGTTAGTGAATGGCGAGGAGCTGATTAAGTCTGAGCCTAAGCTGAACTTCTTCAAGCCAATGATCGATAACCATAAGCAAGAGCACGATGGTTACTGGGAACCTGCACACCTGCAGATCATGCAGGAACATTTCCGTAGCATTGACCTTGAATGCGTGAACGTTGAACAGGTAAACGGCAAGGTAGAGATCACGACCACCAGCATCATTGCTCCACCGGTATTCGATTTCGGCATGCGCTGTGAATATCGCTACCAGATCAGTGCTGAAGGTCAGCTAAACGTTGAACTGAGCGGCGAGCGTTACGGTGATTACCCTCACGTGATTCCAGTGATTGGTTTCGATATGGGTATCAACGGCGACTTCGACCAAGTTCAATACTACGGCCGCGGCCCTGAAGAGAACTACCAGGACAGCAAGCAAGCCAACATGATTGATGTTTACCAATCAACCGTGGCTGACATGTTCGAGAACTACCCGTTCCCACAAAACAACGGCAACCGCCAACACGTTCGTTGGGCTGCGCTTTCAAGCCGTGCTGGCAATGGTATTGCGGTGAAACCACAGCAAGAAATCAACTTCAGCGCATGGTTCTACACCAACCAAAACCTGCATCAAGCACAGCATACGATTGAACTAGAGAAGAGCGGTTACATCACCCTAAATCTAGACCACCAAGTGATGGGCCTAGGTTCAAACTCTTGGGGCAGCGAAGTATTGGATTCTTACCGCGTGTACATGGATGAGTTCCGCTACGGCTTAACTCTGGTTCCATTCCAAGCAGGCGATTGCGACGCACAACACCTAATCAATCACAACTTTGGTGATGAGTTCTTCACGGCGAATACGCCAACAACTCAACCACAACAGAACGAGGCATAAGCGATGATCGTTTTAGACAACCTAGAGCAATTTAAAGTCGTTTACCGCGACGGTCGTAAATGGCAACGCTGTGTAGAAGCGATTGAAAACATCGGCAACATCAAAGATGGCGTGATGTATTCGATTGGTGACTCACTGGCTTACATGATTGAAGACGGCGTGGCTCGTAACACAGAAAACTTCACCGGCAACCGTCGTTATTTCGATGTGCACTACTACCTAGAAGGTCGTGAAACTGTCGAGTTCGCAGCGAAATCAGAGCTAGAACAAATCCAAGATTACAGCG includes:
- a CDS encoding substrate-binding domain-containing protein, which translates into the protein MATIKDVAKEAGVSVATVSRVINKSPKASASSVESVTKAMSKLGYRPNANARALVSQSTNTVGVLVGDISDPFFGTLVKAVDNVARENGKHILVGNGSHDREEERQAIELLINSRCDALVIHSKGLTDEELIAYAKEVKGLVLINRYIAEIANRCIFLDNKKGAYLATEYLIRHGHQNIACIASSHSIEDADERIQGYLAALSDYKIALSDSYIEYSAPTSDGGEYAMTNLLTKSLPITGIVAYNDYMAAGALSVLDENGIQAPDEMSIIGFDDGLIARYVHPKLTTIRYPIQMMAEKATRLALHLAKGENTSTEPMMFSPTLVRRNSVEKV
- a CDS encoding gamma-glutamylcyclotransferase family protein, which translates into the protein MYIFGYGSLINSSSRQLTGQTGQAVPAIVHGLIRHWSKIDDSYVLSPLIVNLGKGQVNGVLLEVDDIALAEFDRRERGYHRIELKASQIESQNEFKQDQSIWVYIKDEIEAPCENSPIVQTYVDTVLAGCLEVSESFAAHFVKHTQGWHHPLENDRHQPKYGNLAGVSDHHHSVIDGLILTVRS
- the galE gene encoding UDP-glucose 4-epimerase GalE, producing the protein MKVLVTGGMGYIGSHTCIQMIQAGMEPIIVDNLCNSKELVLERIESLTGKRPTFYLGDIRDQSFLDNVFSENDIQAVIHFAGLKAVGESVAKPLEYYDNNVNGSLVLARSMKKAGVKSIVFSSSATVYGDPEVVPITETSPTGATTNPYGRSKYMVEECLSDLFNAENDWSVTLLRYFNPVGAHPSGTMGEDPQGIPNNLMPFIAQVAVGRREKLAVFGNDYPTVDGTGVRDYIHVMDLADGHVAALKVVGEKAGLHIYNLGTGKGSSVLEMVEAFAQASGKPVPYELCPRRAGDIAECWASTEKAERELGWKATRSVMEMTADTWNWQSNNPNGY
- the ebgR gene encoding transcriptional regulator EbgR, yielding MATLKDIATEANVSLATVSRVLNEDPTLSVKEETKRRIFEIAEKLEYKTSSSRKTVSSKKQNHHFLALYNYKQEAEVNDPYYLSIRHGIETQCEKMEVKLTNCYESKIQINSAPITGVLLVGRMTPEVIEQAKKLSDNICYVDFTDHSEPYDSVDIDLALISKEITNFFINQGYERIGFIGGQDDVNTPDIREVAFAEYGSLKNVVSEQDIYRGDFSSSSGYKLAKQMLATGDYPKAMFIASDSIAIGVLRAVHEHGLNIPEDIALISVNDIPTAKFTFPSLSTVRIHSELMGIQGVNLLIEKVRDGRTIPLRVYVPSKLKLRDTTK
- a CDS encoding tRNA-binding protein; the encoded protein is MDTVSYGDFAKLEMRVGKIIEVVRHENADKLYIVQVDVGDKTLQTVTSLVPYYTEEELMGKQVVVLCNLAKAKMRGHTSECMLLCAETEDESESVLLTPERAMPAGIRVV
- the galM gene encoding galactose-1-epimerase, producing MTQAQNLHQSMTETAAYDGQPAQLVTLSNVHGMEVTFMDIGATWLSCILPVKGNRREVLLGVNSMDNFEKQASYMGTTVGRYANRIANGRFKIDGQNYKLETNQAGNTLHGGPNGFDKRRWNITEKTETSVVFTLESADGDQGFPGNLNVSVRYDITEDNRVSINYSATTDKPTVVNLTNHAYFNLLGAEAGHDCLSHIVSINANQFLPTNSVGIPLGNLKSVKSTSFDFNQPMMISERLLGDEQQKAAKGYDHSFLLADGCKRTQCAATVTSPDALVTLKVFSTKPAMQLYTGNWLGGTPNRSGGSYEDYAGLALETQFLPDSPNHPEWKQDSCILKPEQEYNYSTCYQFEFSGDSSN
- the galK gene encoding galactokinase, whose amino-acid sequence is MSDLIQNVKASFEQVLGYQATHIIQAPGRVNLIGEHTDYNDGFVLPCAINYQTVVAAAKRDDNIVRVVSVDYGNAVDEFDLTQEITFQQDKMWANYIRGVVKCLKGRGFEFTGADISVTGNVPQGAGLSSSAALEVVIGQTFKVLYNLEISQAEVALNGQQAENEFVGCNCGIMDQMISAEGLANHAMLLDCRSLETQAVSMPEDMAVVIINSNKKRGLVDSEYNTRREQCEEAARIFGVPALRDVTIEQFKAKESKLDEMVAKRARHVITENDRTVEAAQALRTHDMKRMGELMAESHASMRDDFEITVKEIDTLVDMVKEVIGEQGGVRMTGGGFGGCIVALVPPALVDEIKTTVEQKYQAATGLKESIYVCQAKDGAGLIEVI
- a CDS encoding UDP-glucose--hexose-1-phosphate uridylyltransferase, with translation MSKVEFNPVDHPHRRYNPLTGQWILVSPHRAKRPWSGQDEKPSTEQLPEYEKECFLCPTNTRISGDENPNYDGTYVFSNDFAALMPDSPDAPESDNPLFKTQGVRGLSRVICFSPDHSKTLPELPVNKIRGVIDTWNEQIEELGKDYLWVQAFENKGETMGCSQPHPHGQIWANSFLPNEIERKEKLLKEYFEQQGSNLLVDYVEAEMKDGSRTVVETEHWIAVVPYWAAWPFETMLLPKTHIRRMSELTDEQRDDLALAIKKLTSRYDNLFQCSFPYSMGWHYAPFFEEGTDIDHWQLHALFYPPLLRSASVRKFMVGYEMLAESQRDLTAEQAAQRLRDLSDVHYKEQ